One genomic segment of Acidobacteriota bacterium includes these proteins:
- a CDS encoding UbiX family flavin prenyltransferase gives MTTSTKSITVGITGASGSIYAQSLLKHLCASAEVGHIDLVISQAGVRVVSEELGLNVAGTERRVVKELVGYDADKLIVHPAADIGATVASGSYLADAMVIVPCSMGSLAYIAAGITRDLIHRAADVMLKESRLLILVPRETPLNAIHLENMLKLARLGVRIVPAMPSFYHHPQTIDDLIEHFTHRLLDHLGIGHEQTTRWEGNRPTARRNDAATGRTN, from the coding sequence ATGACCACTTCCACCAAATCAATCACCGTCGGCATCACCGGAGCGAGCGGTTCAATTTACGCGCAGAGTTTGCTCAAACACCTTTGCGCCAGCGCCGAGGTCGGACACATTGACTTAGTCATTTCGCAAGCAGGCGTGCGCGTCGTCAGTGAAGAGTTGGGCTTGAACGTCGCGGGCACCGAACGCCGCGTGGTGAAAGAGTTAGTCGGTTATGACGCGGACAAATTGATCGTGCATCCGGCGGCGGACATCGGCGCGACAGTGGCGAGCGGTTCGTATCTGGCTGACGCAATGGTCATCGTGCCGTGCAGCATGGGATCGCTGGCCTATATCGCGGCTGGCATCACACGCGATCTGATTCACCGCGCCGCCGATGTGATGTTGAAAGAAAGCCGTCTGTTGATTCTGGTGCCGCGCGAAACGCCGTTGAATGCGATTCATCTCGAAAACATGCTCAAACTCGCGCGGCTGGGCGTGCGCATCGTTCCGGCCATGCCGAGCTTTTATCATCATCCACAGACGATTGATGATCTGATCGAACATTTCACGCATCGGCTGTTGGATCATTTGGGCATAGGGCATGAGCAAACGACGCGCTGGGAGGGCAACCGTCCGACCGCGCGACGGAACGACGCTGCAACTGGACGCACAAATTGA
- a CDS encoding UbiA family prenyltransferase, which produces MLKSLKTTLEMIKIEHTLFALPFALLGAVLAARGLPNGRVLFWILIAMVGARSAAMAFNRLVDREFDAANPRTALRALPAGLLSVQFVALFTLAAAALFFLAAAMLNKLTLLLSPIALGSVLFYSYTKRFSALCHLVLGWCLAIAPTGAWIAVRGTLDSPVPLLLSLAVLLWTAGFDIIYACQDREFDVQQGLRSIPQTLGVARALWLARLFHAAMFAALVAVYVLTGLHWIGLLGIVATAALLIHQHRLVRADDLSKLDLAFFTTNAYVSVILFVTVAADVFLLGE; this is translated from the coding sequence ATGTTGAAAAGTCTGAAAACCACTCTCGAAATGATCAAGATCGAGCACACGCTGTTCGCCCTGCCCTTCGCCTTGCTTGGCGCAGTGCTGGCAGCGCGCGGCTTACCCAATGGGCGCGTGCTCTTTTGGATACTCATCGCAATGGTCGGCGCGCGTTCGGCGGCGATGGCTTTCAACCGGCTAGTTGACCGCGAATTCGACGCGGCCAATCCGCGCACGGCGCTGCGCGCGCTGCCGGCGGGCTTGTTGAGCGTGCAATTCGTGGCGCTGTTTACGCTGGCTGCGGCGGCGCTCTTCTTTTTGGCGGCGGCGATGCTGAATAAGCTGACGCTGCTGTTGTCGCCGATTGCCTTGGGGTCGGTGCTTTTCTATTCGTACACCAAACGCTTTTCGGCGCTCTGTCATTTGGTGTTGGGCTGGTGCCTCGCCATCGCGCCAACGGGCGCGTGGATTGCTGTGCGCGGAACGCTTGATTCGCCGGTGCCGCTCTTGTTGAGTTTGGCAGTGCTGTTATGGACGGCAGGCTTCGATATTATTTATGCCTGCCAGGATCGCGAGTTCGATGTGCAACAGGGTTTGCGCTCGATCCCGCAAACATTGGGCGTCGCGCGGGCGTTGTGGCTGGCGCGGCTCTTTCACGCGGCGATGTTTGCCGCGCTGGTGGCGGTTTACGTTTTGACCGGGCTGCATTGGATTGGGCTGCTGGGCATCGTGGCGACGGCGGCGTTGCTGATTCACCAGCACCGGCTGGTGCGCGCGGATGATTTGTCGAAACTGGATCTGGCATTCTTTACGACCAACGCCTATGTCAGCGTGATCTTGTTTGTCACGGTGGCGGCAGATGTATTTTTGCTGGGGGAATGA
- a CDS encoding TlpA family protein disulfide reductase: MALLFCLALPAHAQLVPVNKSTPTPTPTPKNAPAPIVLEAHAHEYGELREFVLPIKDFTFNNLADAPFNLRAAGQGKRLVLVHYFAAWCHSSNYDVDTINELYRKYKDQGFTVIAVCEYSKPDELREFIKRHQPEYPIVLESKRTKDRTSTEHYAYRQAMEDKRVWGTPLNIFLPAADFRADSAFVTSRTYIALGELMKPEVEKFIRQQLQLSDGTKN, from the coding sequence TTGGCTTTGCTGTTTTGCCTGGCGCTGCCCGCCCATGCGCAACTTGTGCCCGTGAACAAGTCCACGCCCACGCCTACACCGACGCCAAAGAACGCGCCTGCGCCAATTGTGCTAGAAGCACACGCGCACGAGTACGGTGAGTTGCGCGAGTTTGTCTTGCCCATCAAGGATTTCACGTTCAACAACCTTGCCGACGCGCCTTTCAACTTGCGTGCGGCAGGCCAAGGCAAGCGGCTGGTGCTGGTGCATTACTTTGCCGCCTGGTGCCACAGCAGCAATTATGACGTAGACACCATCAACGAACTTTATCGCAAATACAAAGATCAGGGCTTCACCGTGATCGCCGTTTGCGAGTACTCCAAACCGGACGAGTTGCGCGAATTCATCAAGCGGCACCAGCCCGAATACCCCATCGTGCTCGAAAGCAAACGCACCAAAGACCGCACCAGCACGGAGCATTACGCCTACCGCCAGGCAATGGAAGATAAGCGTGTATGGGGCACGCCGCTCAACATCTTTTTGCCGGCGGCTGATTTCCGCGCCGACAGCGCCTTCGTCACGTCGCGCACTTACATTGCGCTGGGCGAATTGATGAAGCCGGAAGTAGAGAAATTCATCCGGCAGCAATTGCAGCTTAGTGATGGAACCAAGAATTGA
- the mqnE gene encoding aminofutalosine synthase MqnE yields MLETYFLDRDLLPIAEKVSAGERLSFDDGMTLFRSHDLHGVGRLADIVRRRKHGLATYFNVNRHLNPTNYCYADCKFCGFFVKHNQEGGYTHSLEESLNVARAATAQGATELHIVGGLNTRLPFSYYTDLLAALKREFPKLHLKAFTMVELDFFAKFYKMTDEEVIAKLTAAGMDSCPGGGAEVFAEATREKICTHKTDGQRWLDMAGKVHQAGIKTNATILYGHVETTEDRVDHFVRLREQQDKSGGFQCFIPLAFYPPGTQLAHLPGPSGIDSLKVIAVSRLLLDNFDHIKAYWVMLGKRLAQTALHFGANDFDGTITGGGELMESYLVEGKNDNEASKDDIVTLIKEAGFEPIERDTLYHPLRKFAAA; encoded by the coding sequence ATGTTGGAAACCTATTTTCTGGATCGAGACCTCTTGCCCATTGCTGAAAAAGTTTCAGCGGGCGAACGGCTGAGCTTTGATGATGGCATGACGCTGTTTCGCAGCCATGATCTGCACGGCGTCGGACGCTTGGCGGACATCGTGCGCCGCCGCAAACATGGACTGGCAACCTACTTCAACGTCAATCGCCATTTGAATCCCACGAATTACTGCTACGCCGATTGCAAATTCTGCGGCTTCTTCGTCAAACACAACCAGGAAGGCGGCTACACGCACAGCTTGGAAGAGTCGCTGAACGTCGCGCGCGCGGCCACGGCCCAGGGCGCGACTGAATTGCACATCGTCGGCGGCTTGAATACGCGGCTGCCCTTTTCCTATTACACCGACCTGCTCGCGGCGCTCAAACGCGAATTCCCCAAGCTGCACCTGAAAGCCTTCACGATGGTCGAACTCGATTTCTTCGCCAAGTTCTACAAAATGACGGACGAAGAAGTCATCGCCAAACTCACTGCCGCAGGCATGGATTCCTGCCCCGGCGGCGGCGCGGAAGTCTTTGCCGAAGCCACGCGCGAAAAGATTTGCACACACAAAACCGACGGACAACGCTGGCTCGACATGGCGGGCAAGGTGCATCAGGCCGGGATCAAAACCAACGCGACGATCCTTTACGGCCACGTCGAAACCACTGAAGACCGCGTGGATCACTTCGTCCGCTTGCGCGAGCAGCAGGACAAGAGCGGCGGTTTTCAATGCTTCATCCCGCTGGCCTTTTATCCGCCGGGCACACAACTGGCGCACCTGCCCGGCCCGTCCGGCATTGACAGCCTGAAGGTCATCGCTGTCTCGCGGTTGCTGCTGGACAACTTCGATCACATCAAGGCGTACTGGGTGATGCTGGGCAAACGGCTGGCCCAGACGGCGCTGCATTTCGGCGCCAATGATTTCGACGGCACGATCACCGGCGGCGGCGAATTGATGGAGTCCTATCTGGTCGAAGGCAAGAACGACAACGAAGCCAGCAAAGACGACATCGTGACACTGATCAAAGAGGCCGGGTTTGAGCCGATTGAGCGCGATACGCTGTATCATCCATTGCGCAAATTTGCAGCGGCATAG
- a CDS encoding hemerythrin family protein, producing the protein MPVYWSVKYATGEETIDAQHQRLFDYVNRLETQLNQDTVEGEIVGAVLQYMTMYAQTHFVYEELCMHRVKCPTAKVNQEAHDKFMALVSRYQQQYDKDGATRELVNEMYGTASNWLTNHICKIDTQLRGCK; encoded by the coding sequence ATGCCTGTTTACTGGAGCGTCAAATATGCCACTGGCGAAGAAACCATAGATGCGCAACACCAACGCCTTTTCGATTATGTGAACCGCCTTGAGACGCAATTGAATCAAGACACGGTGGAGGGCGAGATTGTAGGCGCGGTGCTGCAATACATGACGATGTATGCCCAAACGCATTTTGTATACGAAGAGCTTTGCATGCACCGTGTCAAATGCCCCACGGCCAAGGTCAATCAGGAAGCGCATGATAAATTCATGGCGCTGGTGAGTCGTTACCAGCAGCAGTATGACAAAGATGGCGCGACGCGCGAATTAGTCAATGAAATGTATGGGACGGCTTCCAATTGGCTGACCAACCATATTTGCAAAATTGATACGCAACTGCGCGGCTGTAAATAA
- a CDS encoding tetratricopeptide repeat protein, whose amino-acid sequence MKLLNPCLWAGFVLVWLASNLQAQTAEPPPPANQTSTSASVPVDEALQNLLNQGYAHLARSEWNEAVASFEQATRLRPQATKPWLELAFALVANQQHEKAVKALEEVLRLEPTNLVARSQLGYLLIRLERLREAIDIFLMVEQRDQQNFHYKLQLGYLYDGVNNKQKAREWFLAASLAPDPAIRQKAQEALKNLAPVLFARRWIWANEIYAAPFYQARFNNFIAPFIWRSGLVLSAKAGLEVYASTRLTRDTRSTAGGAPQIFSDNFAVLALGLRGRPFKNALTVYGEAGLAINLMPSTHSTVRARSDYRFGTYFSHLWGKRAATPALAFPFNPVGEVYFDVSYYSRFRHNIIGYVQARQGVRVLQYKETALEIYGRGNLVKDRGRDYYNNLAELGAGAAFTPWRCAGIKLTAEYLRGRYFGLHRPNEPNPYRSHYGDFRFGVIFGKYLVKE is encoded by the coding sequence ATGAAATTATTGAACCCCTGCTTATGGGCAGGTTTTGTGCTGGTTTGGCTGGCCTCCAACCTACAGGCGCAAACTGCCGAACCGCCGCCGCCCGCAAACCAGACCAGCACGTCTGCCAGCGTGCCGGTTGACGAAGCCTTACAAAACCTGCTCAATCAAGGTTACGCACATCTGGCGCGCAGCGAATGGAACGAAGCCGTCGCCAGTTTCGAGCAAGCCACGCGGCTGCGGCCGCAAGCCACCAAGCCTTGGCTGGAATTGGCCTTTGCCCTGGTCGCCAATCAGCAACATGAAAAAGCAGTCAAGGCGTTGGAAGAAGTCTTGCGGCTTGAACCAACGAATCTCGTGGCCCGTTCCCAACTCGGCTATTTGTTGATCCGGCTGGAGCGGTTGCGCGAAGCCATTGACATCTTTTTGATGGTCGAACAGCGCGACCAGCAAAATTTCCACTACAAACTGCAACTGGGTTATTTGTACGATGGCGTCAACAACAAGCAGAAAGCGCGCGAGTGGTTCCTCGCCGCCAGCCTCGCGCCTGATCCGGCGATTCGGCAAAAGGCGCAGGAAGCCTTGAAAAACCTGGCCCCCGTGCTGTTTGCGCGCCGCTGGATTTGGGCCAATGAAATTTATGCCGCGCCGTTTTACCAAGCCCGTTTCAACAATTTCATCGCCCCGTTCATTTGGCGCAGCGGCCTGGTGCTGTCGGCCAAAGCCGGGCTTGAGGTATATGCCAGTACCCGTTTGACGCGCGACACACGTTCGACGGCGGGCGGCGCGCCGCAAATCTTCTCCGATAACTTCGCGGTGCTCGCGCTGGGTCTGCGCGGACGGCCTTTCAAAAATGCGTTGACGGTTTATGGCGAAGCGGGCTTGGCCATAAACCTGATGCCGAGTACGCACTCAACCGTGCGCGCCCGCAGCGATTACCGATTCGGCACTTACTTTTCTCACCTCTGGGGCAAACGCGCCGCCACGCCCGCCTTGGCCTTCCCGTTCAATCCCGTCGGCGAAGTCTATTTCGACGTGAGTTATTACAGCCGCTTTCGTCACAACATCATTGGCTATGTGCAGGCGCGCCAGGGCGTGCGCGTGCTGCAATACAAAGAAACCGCCCTTGAAATCTATGGCCGCGGCAACTTGGTCAAAGACAGGGGCCGCGACTATTACAACAACCTCGCTGAACTGGGCGCAGGCGCTGCATTCACACCCTGGCGCTGCGCCGGCATAAAACTGACCGCCGAATACCTGCGCGGCCGTTATTTCGGCCTACACCGTCCCAATGAACCCAATCCCTATCGCTCACATTACGGAGATTTCCGCTTCGGCGTAATCTTCGGCAAGTACCTCGTCAAAGAGTAA
- the nrfB gene encoding phage adsorption protein NrfB: protein MSLPRLVSVVGACFVFPASPLDSSPLIQTSLLWGHYPALILALGEWASTLNYWLLAPAQAAQHTCAACPTYTLLFGVAQTAGTPLSAYLLGLAQSFFLTLQHAWHELNWAEWWFLCLALGNLLSGLDDLFIDIYYWTTLAVRRCKYPRSKRPQLSEDELLAYPQKRGAIFIAAWHEDDVIEEMLVTNNQLINYDNFDFVVACYPNDEPTLARVRAAQQRLPNIVLAVNPKPGPSNKADNLNAAFLALCRHEEETGQQYEFIVMHDPEDILHPLELRVYNYLLTLRAPDMIQSPIFPLEEPWRHFTASSYMDEFAETHTKDIFVRGWMGGFVPSAGVGTCIARNVLDKLQEEHGAKIFNTESLTEDYDFGLRLKMAGGKQMFVRPIVLRTRDAQGNRLAEPYKEMITTRAHFPSTFYTALRQRTRWMVGIIFQNWKQFGWIGDFRTRWLLFHDRKGVWANPLVLVNYIFLLVCLTHASLHWLVWPGLSPLLSEAWWIRGAFVACLLMMLNRVVQRMIATTRIYGWRQGLLSVPRLPWDNLINISVAFRATNQFVTSELKGAKIAWDKTQHFFPTEGAAGGKTPNYLDSPQQAAAEIPVRQAVGGNG from the coding sequence ATGAGCCTACCACGTCTGGTGTCGGTGGTAGGAGCGTGCTTCGTCTTCCCAGCATCCCCGCTCGATAGTTCCCCGCTCATTCAGACGAGCTTGCTTTGGGGCCACTACCCCGCCCTGATCCTAGCGCTCGGCGAATGGGCTTCCACGCTCAACTACTGGCTTCTAGCCCCCGCTCAGGCGGCACAACACACGTGTGCTGCTTGCCCAACATACACGCTGTTGTTCGGCGTTGCGCAAACGGCGGGCACGCCGCTCTCTGCCTACCTGCTCGGCCTCGCGCAATCGTTCTTCTTGACGCTGCAACACGCCTGGCATGAACTGAATTGGGCGGAGTGGTGGTTCTTATGCCTGGCCCTGGGAAATTTGCTGAGCGGTCTGGATGACCTCTTTATTGACATCTATTACTGGACGACCCTGGCCGTGCGCCGCTGCAAATATCCGCGCAGCAAACGCCCGCAACTGAGCGAAGACGAGTTGCTCGCCTATCCGCAAAAGCGCGGCGCGATCTTCATCGCCGCCTGGCACGAAGACGACGTGATCGAAGAGATGCTCGTCACCAATAACCAACTCATCAACTACGACAACTTCGATTTTGTCGTCGCCTGTTATCCCAACGACGAACCGACGCTGGCCAGAGTCCGCGCTGCCCAGCAACGCCTGCCCAACATCGTGCTGGCCGTTAATCCCAAACCTGGCCCGTCGAATAAAGCCGATAATCTCAACGCCGCCTTCCTGGCGTTGTGCCGCCACGAAGAAGAGACCGGCCAGCAATATGAATTCATCGTGATGCACGACCCCGAAGACATTCTGCATCCGCTGGAATTGCGCGTGTACAACTACCTGCTGACGTTGCGCGCACCCGACATGATTCAAAGCCCGATTTTTCCACTCGAAGAGCCCTGGCGGCATTTCACCGCGTCCAGTTACATGGACGAATTCGCCGAGACGCACACCAAAGACATTTTTGTGCGCGGCTGGATGGGCGGCTTTGTGCCGAGCGCGGGTGTGGGCACTTGCATCGCCCGCAACGTGCTCGACAAATTACAGGAAGAGCACGGCGCGAAAATCTTCAACACCGAATCGCTGACCGAAGATTACGATTTCGGCTTGCGCTTAAAGATGGCTGGCGGCAAACAGATGTTCGTGCGCCCCATCGTCTTGCGCACGCGCGATGCCCAAGGCAACCGGCTGGCCGAACCATACAAAGAAATGATCACGACGCGGGCGCATTTCCCTTCGACGTTTTATACGGCGTTGCGGCAACGCACGCGCTGGATGGTCGGCATCATCTTTCAGAACTGGAAGCAATTCGGCTGGATCGGTGATTTTCGCACGCGCTGGCTGCTCTTTCACGACCGCAAAGGCGTTTGGGCCAATCCGCTGGTGCTGGTCAATTACATATTCCTGCTGGTTTGCCTGACGCACGCTTCGTTGCATTGGCTGGTCTGGCCCGGCCTGTCGCCCCTGTTGAGTGAAGCTTGGTGGATACGCGGCGCGTTCGTCGCCTGTTTATTGATGATGCTCAATCGGGTCGTGCAACGCATGATCGCAACGACGCGCATTTACGGCTGGCGGCAGGGATTGCTCTCTGTCCCGCGACTGCCCTGGGACAATCTGATCAACATCAGCGTGGCCTTCCGTGCAACCAATCAATTTGTAACCTCAGAGCTAAAAGGCGCCAAGATCGCCTGGGACAAGACGCAGCACTTCTTTCCGACCGAAGGCGCGGCGGGCGGTAAAACGCCGAATTATCTGGATTCGCCCCAACAGGCTGCGGCTGAAATTCCCGTGCGACAGGCGGTTGGTGGTAACGGGTAA
- a CDS encoding IPT/TIG domain-containing protein: MPPTRGPAAFTLTVNGTGFVNGATVRWNGNNRTTAFVGATQLTAQIPASDLLTLGPATVTVFNPSSSAGGGGGGTSNAQSFNVMANVASLSAASFSGAELAADSIVAAFGSELATQTLAAPVTPLPTTLTRRPCGYATAPASNGPPRCSLSRRGKSTTCCRRGRRRARRR; this comes from the coding sequence ATGCCGCCAACGCGGGGGCCGGCGGCCTTCACGCTCACCGTCAACGGCACGGGCTTCGTGAACGGCGCGACGGTGCGGTGGAACGGCAATAACCGGACGACGGCCTTTGTCGGCGCGACCCAACTGACCGCGCAGATTCCCGCGAGCGATTTGCTGACGCTCGGCCCGGCGACGGTCACGGTCTTCAACCCGTCTTCAAGCGCCGGAGGGGGCGGCGGTGGGACGTCCAATGCGCAGAGCTTCAATGTGATGGCGAACGTCGCCAGCCTCTCGGCGGCCAGCTTCAGCGGGGCGGAACTCGCGGCGGATTCGATTGTCGCCGCGTTCGGCAGCGAATTGGCTACGCAAACGCTGGCCGCGCCGGTCACGCCCTTGCCGACGACGCTCACCCGGCGACCGTGCGGGTACGCGACAGCGCCGGCGTCGAACGGCCCGCCCCGCTGTTCTTTGTCGCGGCGGGGCAAGTCAACTACCTGCTGCCGGCGGGGACGGCGGCGGGCGCGGCGACGGTGA
- a CDS encoding BACON domain-containing protein, with amino-acid sequence MIIWGGEGNNTSVSTGARYSLNLLTISPTTQSFTATGGSGSVAVTAQGGCTWTATSNAGFLTITAGSSGAGNGTVSFSVAPNTSQNARTGTLSVGGQSFTVTQSGENPVPALAGLTPNAANAGAGGLHAHRQRHGLRERRDGAVERQ; translated from the coding sequence ATGATCATCTGGGGCGGCGAGGGCAACAACACTTCGGTCAGCACAGGCGCACGCTACTCACTCAACCTGCTCACCATCTCCCCCACCACCCAATCCTTCACCGCCACCGGCGGCTCCGGCAGCGTCGCCGTCACCGCGCAAGGCGGCTGCACCTGGACGGCGACGAGCAACGCGGGCTTCCTCACCATCACCGCCGGCAGCAGTGGCGCGGGCAACGGCACGGTCAGCTTCAGCGTCGCGCCCAACACCAGCCAGAACGCGCGGACAGGCACGCTCAGCGTCGGCGGCCAGAGCTTCACCGTCACGCAGTCGGGCGAAAATCCCGTGCCCGCGCTCGCCGGGCTGACGCCCAATGCCGCCAACGCGGGGGCCGGCGGCCTTCACGCTCACCGTCAACGGCACGGGCTTCGTGAACGGCGCGACGGTGCGGTGGAACGGCAATAA